In Triticum aestivum cultivar Chinese Spring chromosome 5B, IWGSC CS RefSeq v2.1, whole genome shotgun sequence, the following proteins share a genomic window:
- the LOC123112498 gene encoding 30S ribosomal protein S16-2, chloroplastic/mitochondrial gives MVVRIRLARFGCRNRPFYRVMAADSRSPRDGKHLEVLGYYNPLPGKDGGKRMGLKFDRVKYWLSVGAQPSDPVQRILFRAGVLPPPPLLAMGRKGGPRDRNPIHPMTGRPLDLEGVSIVDDPNAAEGDAEAPTEPSLEA, from the exons ATGGTGGTCCGGATCCGGCTCGCGCGGTTCGGCTGCCGCAACCGGCCCTTCTACCGGGTGATGGCCGCCGACAGCCGCTCCCCGCGCGACGGCAAGCACCTCGAGGTCCTCGGCTACTACAACCCGCTCCCCG GGAAGGATGGTGGCAAGAGGATGGGGCTCAAGTTCGACCGGGTCAA GTACTGGCTATCTGTTGGGGCACAACCATCAGATCCTGTGCAGCGTATCCTCTTCCGTGCCGGTGTTCTGCCGCCACCTCCGTTGCTAGCTATGGGCCGGAAGGGTGGACCTCGTGACAGGAACCCCATTCATCCGATGACTGGCCGTCCCTTGGATCTTGAGGGTGTCTCGATTGTCGATGATCCCAATGCTGCTGAAGGTGATGCTGAAGCACCTACAGAACCTTCGTTGGAGGCGTGA
- the LOC123112497 gene encoding pathogenesis-related thaumatin-like protein 3.5, whose product MGDQCMLWLLVLALAHASAGATATTFTIANYCAYPIWPGTLAGSGTPQLSTTGFELGPGQTVRLAAPPGWSGRMWARTGCVFDAAGAGVCQTGDCGGRMECRGAGATPPATLFEVTLGKGGGEDFYDVSLVDGYNLPVVAIPRALRGPGACNATGCLADLNRSCPTELRVDYGGGAIACRSACEAFGQDRYCCSGAYGTPAACRPTSYSSVFKMACPRAYSYAYDDSTSTFTCNADDYTVAFCLPTSGIKESDAVFLGAQIIGGRSTGAAEANDIAPPASGNGGAGAYAPPAYDGYNGGGGGAGGAYLPPVYNYGPGGDRIPPAMRISSACTTTTTTYIRPWLPLLLLLCFA is encoded by the exons ATGGGAGATCAATGCATGCTATGGCTCCTCGTGCTGGCATTGGCGCACGCTTCGGCGGGCGCGACCGCGACGACGTTCACCATAGCGAACTACTGCGCCTACCCGATATGGCCGGGCACGCTGGCTGGCTCCGGCACGCCGCAGCTGTCCACGACGGGGTTCGAGCTCGGGCCGGGGCAGACGGTGCGGCTGGCGGCGCCGCCAGGGTGGTCGGGGCGGATGTGGGCGCGGACCGGGTGCGTGTTCGACGCGGCCGGCGCCGGCGTGTGCCAGACCGGGGACTGCGGCGGGCGCATGGAGTGCCGCGGCGCCGGCGCCACGCCCCCGGCCACGCTCTTCGAGGTCACGCTGGGGAAGGGCGGCGGCGAGGACTTCTACGACGTGAGCCTCGTCGACGGGTACAACCTCCCCGTCGTCGCCATACCGCGCGCGCTGCGCGGGCCCGGCGCGTGCAACGCCACCGGCTGCTTGGCCGACCTCAACCGCT CGTGCCCGACGGAGCTGCGGGTGGACTACGGCGGCGGCGCGATCGCGTGCCGGAGCGCGTGCGAGGCGTTCGGGCAGGACAGGTACTGCTGCAGCGGCGCCTACGGCACGCCGGCGGCGTGCCGGCCGACGTCGTACTCGTCCGTCTTCAAGATGGCGTGCCCGCGCGCCTACAGCTACGCCTACGACGACAGCACCAGCACCTTCACCTGCAACGCCGACGACTACACCGTCGCCTTCTGCCTCCCCACCTCCGG GATAAAGGAGTCGGACGCCGTGTTCCTCGGCGCGCAGATCATCGGCGGCCGCAGCACCGGTGCTGCCGAAGCCAACGATATCGCGCCGCCAGCGTCCGGCAACGGTGGGGCGGGCGCTTATGCACCGCCGGCCTACGACGGCTACAACGGCGGTGGAGGTGGAGCCGGAGGCGCTTACCTGCCGCCGGTTTACAACTACGGGCCTGGCGGCGATCGCATACCGCCGGCGATGAGGATCTCGTCGGCttgcacgacgacgacgacgacgtacATCCGGCCGTGGCTtccgctgctgctgctcctctgctTTGCCTGA
- the LOC123112500 gene encoding uncharacterized protein, whose product MDKLVQFGRKAWFVVRVMSGYEERRIRSYRLQLQQRLQQAQAKKKEIEKQPEQVILSEVRQVVQQMQALNQHLEEAETAIDEYFKPIDKNAQILTDMQMEKEEKQMKEMLQVMRGQIEMQREIEARKAEASAVEPVNTQASATTAEIPPKQENTK is encoded by the exons ATGGACAAGCTGGTGCAGTTCGGGAGGAAGGCATGGTTCGTGGTGCGGGTCATGTCCGGCTACGAGGAGAGGAGGATCCGGTCCTACAGGCTGCAGCTGCAGCAGCGCCTCCAGCAG GCTCAGGCTAAGAAGAAGGAGATTGAGAAACAACCAGAGCAAGTTATTCTGTCAGAGGTTCGTCAAGTGGTTCAGCAGATGCAAGCTCTCAATCAGCACCTCGAAGAAGCT GAAACTGCCATAGACGAGTATTTCAAACCGATCGACAAGAATGCTCAGATCTTAACAGACATGCAAATGGAGAAAGaagagaagcaaatgaaggagatgCTCCAAGTAATGCGAGGCCAAATAGAAATGCAAAGAGAAATCGAGGCGAGGAAAGCCGAGGCCAGTGCCGTGGAGCCTGTCAACACCCAAGCGAGTGCAACAACGGCCGAGATTCCTCCAAAACAAGAAAACACTAAATAG